One segment of Candidatus Limnocylindrales bacterium DNA contains the following:
- a CDS encoding LysR family transcriptional regulator: MLATFLTVAETGSFTRAGERLRVTQSAVSQQVRALEQDLGSTLFARQTRKVTLTQAGSVLLPYARQIVRKVEEARAVVSDFEGMGRGRVSVGSGGAVCHHILPDLVREFSSRFGKIDVQVLSGFSIETLQRTLDGTVDLGILLLPVQESGLVVTELGRDELVAIAPRDHAWTALERVKAKDFAGQPLVVYDRRSQTFRLLERFVLEAGVFPSIAMEISDLEAVKKMVAAGLGVSLVARWAVRKEELAGDLVVRPLGPRGLYRTWGLVRRANDVLTASQRSFVSICTSRFPDLLA; encoded by the coding sequence ATGCTCGCGACCTTTCTCACGGTGGCCGAGACCGGCAGCTTCACAAGAGCCGGCGAGCGGCTGCGGGTGACGCAATCGGCGGTGAGCCAGCAGGTGCGTGCGCTGGAGCAGGACCTCGGCTCCACCCTGTTCGCACGCCAGACACGAAAGGTGACGCTGACGCAGGCCGGCAGCGTCCTGCTGCCGTATGCGCGCCAGATCGTACGCAAGGTCGAGGAAGCTCGCGCGGTCGTGTCGGATTTCGAAGGCATGGGGCGCGGGCGCGTGTCGGTGGGAAGCGGCGGCGCGGTCTGTCATCACATCCTCCCGGACCTGGTCCGGGAGTTCTCGTCGCGTTTCGGCAAGATCGATGTGCAGGTGCTCTCGGGCTTCTCCATCGAAACGCTGCAGCGCACGCTCGACGGCACCGTCGATCTCGGCATCCTTCTGCTGCCGGTGCAGGAGTCCGGTCTCGTGGTCACCGAGCTCGGCCGCGACGAGCTCGTTGCGATCGCGCCGCGCGATCACGCGTGGACCGCGCTCGAGCGGGTCAAAGCCAAGGATTTTGCCGGGCAGCCGCTGGTGGTCTACGACCGCCGGAGCCAGACGTTCCGTCTGCTCGAGCGCTTCGTTCTCGAAGCCGGAGTTTTCCCCAGCATTGCGATGGAGATCAGCGACCTGGAGGCCGTGAAGAAGATGGTGGCCGCCGGTCTGGGAGTCTCACTCGTTGCGAGATGGGCGGTGCGCAAGGAGGAACTGGCGGGCGACCTCGTCGTCCGTCCGCTGGGCCCTCGCGGCCTCTACCGGACCTGGGGCCTGGTCCGCCGTGCCAACGACGTGCTCACGGCGTCCCAACGCAGCTTCGTCAGCATCTGCACCTCGCGATTCCCCGACCTCTTGGCCTGA
- the amt gene encoding ammonium transporter yields the protein MRTRSTIITTALALLLASAASSFAEEAPAGIPPVAIDTFWVLLTGALVFFMNTGFGLLESGLCRAKNAVNILAKNFTVFAVSSLAFWFIGWGLMFGNGSPFFGSEGLLMLTGADNSPATGDAYQGAYSAIAWTGVPLEAKFFFQLVFAGTAATIVSGAVAERVRFLSFIVFSAVLTAILYPVTGHWIWGGGWLAGQGFWDFAGSTVVHSVGGWCALAGILVLGPRLGKYTKDGKIAPITGHNMTSVFTGCFILWLGWFGFNAGSTMTVGNGVDIAHIFVTTNMAAAAGSVTAMLAAWLALGKPDYTMIANGCLAGLVAITAPCAWVSTPAAVLIGGIGGVLVVYAVLFFDKARIDDPVGALSVHLVNGVWGTLCVGLFASPDYSNGAALLENGRMALITAQLTGIVSVAIFTLVASFASWFAIKAIMGIRVSAEEEIEGLDAGEHGLSAYPDFSSTRIGSIHPAMAAASGGAMANSVLAREYRLGEAAQ from the coding sequence ATGCGCACTCGATCGACAATCATCACCACCGCTTTGGCGCTGTTGCTGGCATCGGCCGCCAGCTCCTTCGCAGAAGAAGCTCCGGCCGGAATCCCTCCGGTCGCCATCGACACCTTCTGGGTGCTGCTGACGGGCGCGCTGGTGTTCTTCATGAACACCGGCTTCGGCTTGCTCGAAAGCGGTCTTTGCCGCGCGAAGAACGCGGTCAACATCCTGGCCAAGAACTTCACCGTGTTCGCTGTCTCGTCCCTGGCCTTCTGGTTCATCGGGTGGGGCTTGATGTTCGGCAACGGCAGTCCGTTCTTCGGGAGCGAGGGACTGCTGATGCTGACGGGCGCCGACAACAGTCCGGCCACCGGCGATGCCTACCAGGGCGCCTATTCGGCCATCGCCTGGACCGGCGTGCCGCTGGAAGCGAAATTCTTCTTCCAGCTCGTGTTCGCAGGCACCGCTGCCACGATCGTGTCGGGCGCGGTGGCCGAGCGTGTGAGGTTCCTGTCGTTCATCGTCTTCTCGGCGGTGCTGACGGCGATCCTCTATCCCGTCACCGGGCATTGGATCTGGGGCGGCGGCTGGCTGGCCGGGCAGGGCTTCTGGGACTTTGCCGGATCGACCGTCGTGCATTCGGTCGGTGGCTGGTGCGCACTGGCTGGAATCCTGGTGCTCGGGCCGCGCCTCGGAAAGTACACCAAGGACGGCAAGATCGCTCCCATCACCGGCCACAACATGACCAGCGTGTTCACCGGCTGCTTCATCCTGTGGCTCGGCTGGTTCGGCTTCAACGCTGGCAGCACGATGACGGTCGGCAACGGCGTGGACATCGCGCACATCTTCGTCACGACCAACATGGCCGCTGCGGCCGGGTCGGTGACGGCGATGCTCGCGGCATGGCTGGCGCTGGGCAAGCCGGACTACACGATGATCGCCAATGGCTGTCTTGCCGGCCTCGTTGCCATCACCGCACCGTGCGCGTGGGTGAGCACCCCGGCAGCCGTGCTGATCGGCGGCATCGGCGGCGTCCTGGTCGTCTACGCCGTGCTGTTCTTCGACAAGGCGAGAATCGACGATCCGGTCGGCGCGCTGTCGGTGCACCTCGTCAACGGTGTGTGGGGAACGCTGTGCGTGGGGCTGTTTGCGAGCCCGGACTACAGCAACGGCGCTGCGCTGCTCGAGAACGGCCGCATGGCGTTGATCACCGCGCAGCTGACGGGCATCGTCTCGGTTGCGATCTTCACGCTCGTCGCCTCGTTCGCGAGCTGGTTCGCGATCAAGGCGATCATGGGGATTCGGGTGTCGGCCGAGGAGGAGATCGAAGGCCTCGACGCCGGCGAGCATGGCCTCAGCGCCTACCCGGATTTCAGTTCCACTAGGATCGGGTCCATCCACCCTGCGATGGCGGCAGCTTCGGGCGGCGCGATGGCGAACTCGGTCCTCGCGCGCGAGTACCGCCTCGGAGAGGCCGCGCAGTAG
- a CDS encoding VWA domain-containing protein: protein MFLELFYGLRDEGVPVGTQEWLTLMDAMAMGLHGSSLQRFYHLARACLIKHEGHFDAFDRVFARVFHGVEGSLDKLTEEILEWLRDPKSFPQLTPEQLAELQRLTGDELMRRFLETLAEQDERHDGGNRWVGTGGRSPFGHGGVHPTGIRVGGPGRSRSAMKVAEERHFEDYRTDVKLDVRQLKVALRRLRQLTRHGSAVELDLDETIDETCRNAGEIEMVFRPPRRNDVRVLLLMDVGGTMTPYYEPVSRLLTALHEQRGLRAFESYYFHNCIYDHVYTSARLTRASAVPTTQVLRTHEPFWKVILVGDAAMHPAELLEPFGGIDPRQTTATTGLTWMQRVAEHFDRAVWLNPEDRKVWTHTHTTRILERVFPMFPLTVDGITDAVRLLVGVGKASNARAA from the coding sequence ATGTTCCTCGAGCTCTTCTACGGTCTGCGCGACGAGGGCGTTCCGGTCGGAACGCAGGAATGGCTCACGCTGATGGATGCGATGGCCATGGGCCTGCACGGCTCGAGCCTGCAGCGCTTCTATCACCTCGCCCGCGCCTGCCTGATCAAGCATGAGGGCCACTTCGACGCGTTCGATCGCGTCTTCGCGCGCGTGTTCCACGGCGTCGAGGGGAGCCTGGACAAGCTGACCGAGGAGATCCTGGAGTGGCTGCGCGATCCCAAGAGCTTCCCGCAGCTGACGCCCGAGCAGCTGGCTGAGCTCCAGCGCCTTACCGGCGATGAGCTGATGCGCCGCTTCCTGGAGACTCTTGCCGAGCAGGACGAGCGCCATGACGGCGGAAACCGCTGGGTCGGCACCGGCGGCCGCTCTCCTTTCGGTCATGGCGGGGTCCATCCGACCGGCATCCGCGTTGGCGGCCCAGGCCGCAGCCGTTCGGCGATGAAGGTAGCCGAGGAACGTCATTTCGAGGATTACCGAACGGACGTGAAGCTGGACGTGCGCCAGCTCAAGGTTGCGCTACGCCGCCTGCGTCAGCTCACCCGTCACGGCAGCGCCGTCGAGCTCGATCTGGACGAAACGATCGACGAGACCTGCCGCAACGCCGGCGAGATCGAGATGGTGTTTCGTCCGCCCCGCCGCAACGACGTGCGCGTGCTGCTGCTGATGGACGTGGGCGGGACGATGACCCCGTACTACGAGCCCGTCAGCCGGCTGCTGACGGCACTGCACGAGCAGCGCGGCTTGCGGGCGTTCGAGTCCTACTACTTCCACAACTGCATCTACGACCACGTCTACACCAGCGCCCGCCTGACGCGCGCGAGCGCCGTGCCCACCACGCAGGTGCTGCGCACGCACGAGCCGTTCTGGAAGGTGATCCTGGTCGGCGATGCAGCCATGCATCCAGCCGAGCTGCTCGAGCCGTTCGGCGGCATCGATCCCAGGCAGACCACCGCCACGACCGGTCTGACGTGGATGCAGCGGGTGGCCGAGCACTTCGACCGCGCGGTGTGGCTCAATCCCGAAGACCGCAAGGTCTGGACGCACACTCATACGACTCGGATTCTCGAGCGCGTCTTCCCGATGTTCCCGCTGACCGTCGATGGAATCACGGATGCCGTCCGCCTACTGGTCGGCGTGGGCAAAGCGAGCAACGCCCGGGCCGCGTAA
- a CDS encoding MoxR family ATPase yields MSDQQPFYRFTGTDGYIASESLVDAVNCAIALQRPLLLRGEPGTGKTLLARHISAALGLKMESWHVKSTSKAAEGLYVYDTVQRLNDSRFGGGNVADIRSYIKLGPVGRCFVADERRVLLIDEIDKADIEFPNDLLHELDEMRFTVVETGDEIAAKERPIVLITSNNEKELPDAFLRRCIFHYIEFPDVRLMRRIVAVHHPNLDTNLLDQVLIKFYWLREQPELRKKPSTSELIDWIAALRRAGIGADKIEEHIPFVGSLLKTEQDSEALDRYNKKGGSYPSSWSELGPRYNQ; encoded by the coding sequence ATGTCCGACCAGCAACCCTTCTACCGCTTCACAGGCACCGACGGCTACATCGCCTCGGAGTCGCTCGTCGACGCCGTCAACTGCGCCATCGCACTGCAGCGACCGCTGCTCCTGCGTGGCGAGCCCGGCACCGGAAAGACTTTGCTCGCTCGCCACATCAGTGCCGCACTGGGGCTGAAGATGGAGAGCTGGCACGTCAAATCGACGTCCAAAGCAGCCGAAGGCCTGTACGTGTACGACACGGTCCAGCGGCTGAACGACAGCCGTTTCGGCGGCGGCAACGTCGCCGACATCCGCTCGTACATCAAGCTGGGCCCGGTCGGCCGCTGCTTCGTCGCCGACGAGCGGCGCGTGCTGCTGATCGACGAGATCGACAAGGCGGACATCGAGTTTCCCAACGATCTTCTGCACGAGCTCGACGAGATGCGTTTCACCGTCGTGGAGACGGGCGACGAGATCGCCGCCAAGGAGCGCCCGATCGTCCTCATCACGTCCAACAACGAGAAGGAGCTGCCGGACGCGTTCCTGCGCCGCTGCATCTTCCACTACATCGAATTCCCGGACGTACGGCTCATGCGCCGCATCGTGGCCGTGCATCACCCGAACCTGGACACCAACCTGCTCGACCAGGTGCTGATCAAGTTCTACTGGCTGCGCGAGCAGCCCGAGCTGCGAAAGAAGCCTTCGACGTCCGAACTGATCGACTGGATCGCCGCGCTGCGCCGGGCGGGGATCGGCGCCGACAAGATCGAGGAGCACATCCCGTTCGTGGGCAGCCTCCTCAAGACGGAGCAGGACTCGGAGGCGCTGGACCGTTACAACAAGAAAGGCGGCAGCTACCCGTCCAGCTGGTCGGAGCTGGGCCCGCGCTACAACCAGTAG
- a CDS encoding acyl-CoA dehydrogenase family protein: MPNEIFSEHEMFATPEHRAFRASIRKFVQEELVPRSREFDEMGRIDKSLYPKMGELGMLGIRYDPRFGGAGLDWSFSAILAEEVGCCDNAGVAMGIFVQTDMATPALAQFGSDELRERWLAPAIRGEAVGAIAVTEPTAGSDVSAIRTRAVRDGDDWVINGSKTFITNAATADFFCLLAVSDPEAGYGGFTQIIVPTDTPGISYTLLDKIGNWGSDTGTIYFEDVRVPISNTIGDPGRGFQQQMVQFQDERLIAVLASSAAAMDCWEKTRDYCQQRIVFGKPLTKFQVNQFKFVDMLIRIQAARELGYACVRKRIDGEDATREISMAKIFCIEAQQYVATTCMQMYGGAGYLTDNPAGRMFVDSRLASIGGGADEVMKQVIAKSLGF, translated from the coding sequence ATGCCGAACGAGATCTTCAGCGAACACGAGATGTTCGCCACGCCCGAGCACCGCGCATTTCGCGCCAGCATCCGAAAATTCGTCCAGGAGGAGCTCGTCCCGCGCTCGCGCGAGTTCGACGAGATGGGCCGTATCGACAAGAGCCTGTATCCGAAGATGGGCGAGCTGGGGATGCTCGGCATCCGCTACGACCCGCGCTTCGGCGGCGCCGGCCTGGACTGGAGCTTCTCGGCGATCCTGGCCGAAGAGGTCGGCTGCTGCGACAACGCCGGCGTGGCCATGGGCATTTTCGTTCAGACCGACATGGCCACGCCTGCCCTCGCCCAGTTCGGCTCGGACGAACTGCGGGAGCGCTGGCTAGCCCCCGCCATCCGCGGCGAGGCCGTGGGCGCCATCGCCGTCACGGAGCCGACGGCGGGCTCGGACGTCTCGGCGATCAGGACGCGTGCCGTGCGCGACGGCGACGATTGGGTGATCAACGGCTCCAAGACCTTCATCACCAACGCCGCCACGGCCGACTTCTTCTGCCTCCTGGCGGTATCGGATCCCGAAGCCGGCTACGGCGGCTTCACCCAGATCATCGTCCCGACCGACACCCCCGGCATCAGCTACACGCTGCTCGACAAGATCGGCAATTGGGGCTCGGACACGGGAACGATCTATTTCGAGGACGTTCGCGTCCCGATATCCAACACGATCGGCGATCCCGGACGCGGCTTTCAGCAGCAGATGGTGCAGTTTCAGGACGAGCGCCTCATCGCCGTTCTCGCCTCCAGCGCCGCCGCCATGGATTGCTGGGAAAAGACGCGCGACTACTGCCAGCAGCGAATCGTGTTCGGCAAGCCGCTGACCAAGTTTCAGGTCAACCAGTTCAAGTTCGTCGACATGCTGATTCGGATCCAGGCGGCGCGCGAGCTCGGCTATGCATGCGTGCGCAAGCGGATCGACGGCGAGGATGCGACGCGCGAAATCTCGATGGCGAAGATCTTCTGCATCGAGGCCCAGCAGTACGTCGCCACCACCTGCATGCAGATGTACGGCGGCGCCGGCTACCTGACCGACAACCCGGCGGGCCGCATGTTCGTCGATTCGCGCCTGGCTTCCATCGGCGGCGGCGCCGACGAAGTCATGAAACAGGTGATCGCCAAGAGCCTCGGCTTCTAG
- a CDS encoding DUF4215 domain-containing protein, translating into MKARPAGTLSKMLAGMLVLTAVLMPAVAPAVAVGPHEATFVAVRYDYPTTGKSTWYYTFRSNSGANAISHLTIQLGTCVSSSMLSAAGVWGPTQNDLSPRTVVFGNDPTTGIYGVKFDTGFDTGETRNYYITLNANYATETTVVALKYGSTFSTGTLTGPSNSCTLRSVCGNGVKEGTEQCDDGNASNTDACTTTCQTARCGDGFVQAGIEGCDDANAINTDACTNSCAVARCGDGIVRSGVEACDDGNASNSDACLTTCVAAACGDGYLHVGTEQCDDANAIDTDACTNSCTSARCGDGIVRAGVEACDDGNAVNTDACLNTCVPAACGDGFVRSGVEACDDGNASNTDACLTTCVVAACGDGFVRTGVEACDDGNAVNTDACTTTCQAARCGDGIVRTGVEACDDGNASNNDACLTTCAAAACGDGFVRTGVEACDDGNASNTDACLATCVTATCGDGFVRTGSETCDDGNVTSGDGCSASCATEACGNGVVDAGEQCDDGNAVNTDACLNTCTNARCGDGYTRTGVEACDDGNASNNDACLNTCAAAACGDGHIRTGSESCDDGNVTAGDGCSATCTTEVCGNGVVDPGEQCDDGNAVNTDACLDTCANARCGDGYARNGVEACDDGNASNTDACLTTCVAARCGDGHVRSGVEACDDGNATSGDGCSSTCATEACGNGVIDAGELCDDGNAVNTDGCLNTCISASCGDGFVRTGVEACDDGNASNTDACTTTCEAARCGDGFVRAGVESCDDGNASNTDACTNTCAAARCGDGFVRTGVETCDDGNVLNTDACLSTCLPATCGDGFVRAGVESCDDGNLSNTDSCLTTCATATCGDGFVRAGVESCDDGNASNTDACLTTCTAAVCGDGFVRTGVEQCDDGNAVNTDACLTTCATATCGDGFVRAGVEQCDDGNATADDGCGSTCQIENLASVGDHVWLDTNRDGIQARNGSEPGLSGVLVQLYRVLAGGSSELVDEQTTDVQGYYLFERLAAGNYYIQIVTPAGWFLTDAHAGADGSLDSDGDPLTARTSNFSLSSGTQNLTFDFGLHQCGDGVVDVTEACDDGNAANDDACLSNCEDAACGDGFVQTGVEECDDLNLVDGDGCSATCTIESGNDVVDLSIRKSDSPDSVRAGNRLGYSLTVTNNGPGIAFDVEVIENLDPNTTFVSATMPCAPLAGIGLRCNLGALLSGESVTFDIQVDVLETAPTSGSNQFGLCDGNSDLCNIAAVTTSSNDTNASNDSDEEPTDVLPPSTDPGTSDCGNGIVEVGEQCDPPSGEDCANTFDDDFDGLIDCSDPDCLTGQPTCSLSCEIVPQCQPILNDPARIKFGKNGAPDVMSMHARFEPYTSIDLFTEPVRFSLSNANGIIYRASLFPGDLKGNSKGTAFKYTDSLARMGRGRRSGIAKFQIKAKLINGVLTYPFTFQVYGDFSKATLPEMTTEIMYGTDIASLTATWAGSYPKGWELSMSILNAQ; encoded by the coding sequence TTGAAAGCTCGTCCCGCCGGCACTCTCAGCAAGATGCTGGCGGGGATGCTGGTACTGACTGCGGTCTTGATGCCGGCCGTAGCACCGGCCGTCGCCGTCGGACCGCACGAAGCGACCTTCGTGGCGGTGCGCTATGACTATCCCACCACGGGCAAGTCGACCTGGTACTACACGTTCCGGTCCAACAGCGGCGCCAATGCGATCAGCCACCTGACCATACAGCTCGGGACCTGCGTGTCCTCCTCCATGCTTTCGGCGGCGGGCGTTTGGGGCCCGACGCAGAACGACCTCAGCCCGCGCACCGTCGTCTTCGGAAACGACCCGACCACCGGCATCTACGGCGTCAAGTTCGATACCGGGTTCGATACCGGCGAGACGCGCAACTACTACATCACGCTCAACGCGAATTACGCCACCGAGACCACAGTGGTGGCGCTGAAATACGGCAGCACCTTCAGCACCGGCACGCTGACGGGCCCTTCGAACAGCTGCACGCTGCGCAGCGTCTGCGGCAATGGCGTCAAGGAAGGCACCGAGCAGTGCGACGACGGCAACGCTTCGAACACCGACGCGTGCACCACGACCTGTCAGACCGCGCGCTGCGGTGACGGGTTCGTCCAGGCCGGCATCGAAGGCTGCGACGACGCGAACGCCATCAACACCGACGCCTGCACCAACAGCTGCGCGGTCGCGCGCTGCGGCGACGGCATCGTCCGCAGCGGCGTCGAAGCCTGCGACGACGGCAATGCATCCAATAGCGACGCCTGTTTGACCACTTGCGTGGCGGCCGCTTGCGGCGACGGCTACCTGCACGTGGGTACGGAGCAGTGCGACGATGCCAACGCGATCGACACCGACGCCTGCACCAACAGCTGCACGAGCGCGCGCTGCGGCGACGGTATCGTCCGTGCCGGCGTCGAGGCCTGTGACGACGGCAACGCCGTCAACACCGACGCCTGCCTCAATACCTGCGTGCCCGCCGCCTGCGGCGACGGCTTCGTGCGCAGCGGCGTCGAGGCCTGCGACGACGGCAACGCCTCCAACACCGATGCCTGCCTCACCACGTGCGTGGTCGCAGCCTGCGGCGACGGCTTCGTCAGAACCGGCGTCGAGGCGTGCGATGACGGCAACGCCGTCAACACCGACGCCTGCACAACGACCTGCCAGGCGGCGCGCTGCGGCGATGGCATCGTTCGCACCGGCGTGGAAGCGTGCGACGACGGCAATGCGTCCAACAACGATGCGTGCCTGACAACCTGCGCCGCGGCCGCCTGTGGCGACGGCTTCGTTCGCACCGGCGTCGAGGCCTGCGACGACGGCAACGCCTCCAACACCGACGCCTGTCTCGCCACCTGCGTCACCGCCACCTGCGGCGATGGGTTCGTCCGCACCGGCAGCGAGACCTGCGATGACGGCAACGTCACCAGCGGCGACGGCTGCTCCGCCTCCTGCGCGACCGAGGCCTGCGGCAACGGCGTCGTCGACGCCGGCGAGCAGTGCGACGACGGCAATGCGGTCAATACCGACGCCTGCCTCAACACCTGCACGAACGCGCGCTGCGGCGACGGCTACACGCGCACCGGCGTCGAGGCGTGCGACGACGGCAACGCATCCAACAACGACGCCTGCCTGAACACCTGCGCCGCCGCCGCCTGCGGCGACGGCCACATCCGCACCGGCAGCGAATCCTGCGACGACGGCAACGTGACCGCGGGCGACGGCTGCTCCGCCACTTGCACGACCGAGGTCTGCGGCAACGGCGTGGTCGACCCGGGCGAACAGTGCGACGACGGCAACGCCGTCAACACGGATGCGTGCCTCGATACCTGCGCGAACGCGCGCTGCGGCGACGGATATGCACGCAACGGCGTCGAAGCCTGTGACGACGGCAACGCGTCCAACACCGACGCGTGCCTGACCACCTGCGTTGCCGCCCGCTGCGGCGACGGTCACGTCCGCTCCGGCGTCGAGGCCTGCGACGACGGCAACGCCACCAGCGGCGACGGCTGCTCCTCCACCTGCGCGACCGAGGCCTGCGGCAACGGCGTCATCGACGCCGGCGAGCTGTGCGATGACGGCAATGCCGTCAACACCGACGGCTGCCTCAACACCTGCATCAGCGCCAGCTGCGGCGACGGCTTCGTTCGCACGGGTGTCGAAGCCTGCGACGACGGCAATGCGTCCAACACCGATGCCTGCACGACGACCTGCGAAGCCGCCCGCTGCGGCGACGGCTTCGTGCGGGCCGGCGTCGAATCGTGCGATGACGGCAACGCGTCGAACACCGATGCCTGCACCAACACCTGCGCTGCCGCCCGCTGCGGCGACGGCTTCGTGCGCACGGGCGTCGAGACCTGCGACGACGGCAACGTCCTCAACACGGACGCCTGCCTTTCCACCTGCCTGCCCGCCACCTGCGGCGATGGCTTCGTGAGGGCCGGGGTCGAGTCCTGTGACGACGGGAATCTCTCCAACACCGATTCCTGCCTCACCACCTGCGCCACCGCCACCTGCGGCGATGGCTTCGTGCGGGCCGGTGTGGAGTCCTGTGACGACGGAAACGCTTCCAACACCGACGCATGCCTGACCACCTGCACCGCCGCGGTCTGCGGCGACGGCTTCGTGCGCACGGGCGTCGAGCAGTGCGACGACGGCAACGCCGTCAACACCGACGCATGCCTGACGACCTGCGCCACCGCGACGTGCGGCGACGGCTTCGTACGCGCGGGCGTCGAACAGTGCGATGACGGCAACGCCACCGCCGACGACGGCTGCGGCTCCACGTGCCAGATCGAGAATCTGGCCTCTGTGGGCGACCACGTCTGGCTCGACACGAACCGCGACGGCATCCAGGCGCGCAACGGCAGCGAGCCAGGCCTGTCCGGTGTCCTCGTGCAGCTCTACCGCGTTCTCGCCGGGGGCAGCAGCGAGCTCGTCGATGAGCAGACCACCGACGTGCAGGGCTACTACCTGTTCGAGCGGCTCGCCGCCGGCAACTACTACATACAGATCGTCACTCCTGCCGGCTGGTTCCTAACGGACGCGCACGCCGGCGCCGACGGAAGCCTCGACAGCGACGGCGATCCGCTGACGGCGCGCACCTCCAACTTCAGCCTCTCCTCGGGCACGCAGAACCTGACCTTCGACTTCGGTCTGCATCAGTGCGGCGACGGCGTCGTGGACGTGACGGAGGCCTGCGACGACGGCAACGCAGCCAACGATGACGCCTGCCTGAGCAATTGCGAGGACGCCGCGTGTGGCGACGGCTTCGTGCAGACCGGCGTGGAAGAATGCGACGACCTCAACCTGGTCGACGGCGACGGATGCAGCGCAACCTGCACGATCGAATCGGGCAATGACGTCGTCGACCTGTCGATCAGGAAGTCCGATTCGCCCGACTCGGTGCGCGCGGGCAACCGCCTCGGCTACTCCCTGACGGTGACCAACAACGGTCCCGGCATTGCCTTCGACGTCGAGGTCATCGAGAACCTCGATCCGAACACGACCTTCGTCAGCGCCACCATGCCATGCGCCCCGTTGGCCGGCATCGGCCTGCGCTGCAACCTCGGTGCTCTGCTCTCAGGCGAGTCCGTGACGTTCGACATCCAGGTCGACGTGCTCGAGACCGCCCCGACGAGCGGCTCCAACCAGTTCGGGTTGTGCGATGGCAACAGCGATCTCTGCAACATCGCCGCCGTCACGACTTCCTCGAACGACACCAACGCGAGCAACGACTCCGACGAAGAGCCGACGGACGTTCTGCCGCCGTCGACGGATCCCGGCACGAGCGATTGCGGCAATGGCATCGTGGAAGTTGGCGAGCAGTGCGATCCGCCGAGCGGCGAAGATTGCGCCAATACGTTCGATGACGACTTCGACGGCCTCATCGACTGCAGCGATCCGGACTGCCTCACCGGCCAGCCCACCTGCAGCCTGAGCTGCGAGATCGTGCCGCAGTGCCAGCCGATCCTGAACGATCCGGCCAGGATCAAGTTCGGCAAGAACGGCGCGCCCGACGTGATGAGCATGCACGCCCGGTTCGAACCCTACACCTCAATCGACCTGTTTACCGAGCCGGTGCGCTTCTCGCTCAGCAATGCCAACGGCATCATCTACCGGGCATCGCTGTTCCCGGGTGACCTGAAGGGCAACAGCAAGGGGACCGCGTTCAAGTACACGGACTCGCTGGCGCGCATGGGCCGCGGGCGCCGCAGCGGAATCGCCAAGTTCCAGATCAAGGCCAAGCTCATCAACGGCGTCCTGACCTATCCGTTCACGTTCCAGGTGTACGGAGATTTCTCGAAGGCGACGCTTCCGGAGATGACGACCGAGATCATGTATGGAACGGACATCGCCTCGTTGACGGCTACGTGGGCAGGCAGCTACCCGAAAGGCTGGGAGCTGTCGATGAGCATCCTCAACGCGCAGTAA